One segment of Chryseobacterium turcicum DNA contains the following:
- a CDS encoding peptide MFS transporter, which yields MNLTLDEIQNFKGKYPKQIWSLFFSEMWERFCFYGMRGMLVFFMISQLNFHEKEANLQYGATQAFVYAFTFIGGLFADKILGFRKSLFWGGLLMIIGSLILATDPHQFFFLGIAFTVVGTGFFKPNISSMVGQLYKPNDSRADAGFSLFYAGINLGALLGGYLCIAIGKGELLSHLIPEGLHWNVAFGLAAIVMVISLINFVFTQRSLGTIGLQPGHPENEIKSAPIPKWKEYGVYVLSLIFIPIIMTMVSVPEYTDYFMWTVGPLTLIYLFFEMSKVTTAERKKLWAALVFILFSILFWGIYEQSGGSLSIFAAKNLNKDLLGLDPNGVNNSGGAFFIIFLAPLLGLLWIWLSKKRIEPNTIIKFGLGFIFLGLGYYVLFATRLFADLQGITSLNFFTIALLVITLGELCLSPIGLSIMTKLSTKNLQGMMMGMWFLASAYGQYVAGIIGAGLADAKEGSTNYDALITYTEGYKQLGLYAVIAGVVLILISPWVKKLMQDVR from the coding sequence ATGAACTTAACTCTCGACGAAATACAAAATTTCAAAGGAAAATATCCTAAACAAATCTGGTCACTCTTTTTTTCCGAAATGTGGGAACGTTTCTGCTTCTACGGAATGCGCGGAATGCTCGTTTTCTTTATGATTTCTCAACTCAATTTCCACGAAAAAGAAGCCAATCTTCAATATGGAGCAACTCAAGCTTTCGTTTATGCGTTTACTTTTATTGGCGGGCTTTTCGCAGATAAAATTTTAGGTTTCAGAAAATCTCTTTTTTGGGGTGGACTTTTAATGATTATCGGAAGTTTAATTTTAGCAACAGACCCACACCAATTTTTCTTTTTAGGAATTGCTTTTACAGTCGTAGGAACAGGTTTTTTTAAACCTAATATTTCATCAATGGTGGGCCAGCTTTACAAACCAAACGACTCAAGAGCAGATGCTGGATTCTCTCTTTTTTATGCAGGAATTAATCTTGGAGCACTTCTCGGAGGTTATTTATGCATCGCAATAGGAAAGGGAGAATTGCTGTCTCATTTAATCCCAGAAGGTTTACATTGGAATGTTGCTTTCGGATTAGCAGCCATTGTAATGGTTATCAGCTTGATTAATTTTGTTTTCACGCAAAGAAGTTTGGGGACAATTGGTCTTCAACCAGGGCATCCGGAAAATGAAATAAAATCTGCACCCATACCAAAATGGAAAGAATATGGAGTATATGTTTTATCATTAATATTCATTCCTATTATCATGACAATGGTTTCTGTTCCTGAATATACCGATTATTTCATGTGGACTGTTGGACCTTTAACTTTGATTTATTTATTCTTTGAAATGTCTAAAGTTACTACCGCAGAAAGAAAAAAACTTTGGGCAGCTTTGGTATTTATCTTATTCTCAATCTTATTTTGGGGAATTTATGAGCAAAGTGGAGGTTCATTAAGTATTTTTGCTGCGAAAAATTTAAATAAAGACCTTTTAGGATTAGACCCAAATGGGGTCAATAATTCTGGAGGTGCTTTTTTCATTATTTTCTTAGCTCCATTACTCGGTTTATTATGGATTTGGCTGAGTAAAAAAAGAATTGAGCCCAATACTATTATTAAATTTGGTTTAGGATTTATATTTTTAGGATTAGGATATTACGTTTTATTTGCCACAAGATTATTTGCCGATTTACAGGGAATCACTTCGTTAAATTTCTTTACAATAGCATTGCTAGTTATCACTTTGGGAGAATTATGCCTCTCTCCTATCGGATTATCGATTATGACTAAACTTTCCACCAAAAACCTTCAGGGAATGATGATGGGAATGTGGTTTCTCGCTTCAGCTTATGGACAATATGTTGCAGGAATTATTGGAGCTGGTTTAGCCGATGCAAAAGAAGGCTCCACCAATTATGATGCGTTAATTACCTATACAGAAGGTTACAAACAGCTCGGACTTTATGCAGTAATTGCTGGTGTGGTATTGATTTTGATATCTCCATGGGTGAAAAAACTAATGCAGGATGTTCGATAA
- a CDS encoding peptide MFS transporter has product MDTVQKKGHPKGLYLLFFTEMWERFSYYGMRAILILYLTKKLIEGGLGMDEQNATLLYGYFTGLVYFTPLIGGWLADKFLGKRLAITIGGITMMIGQFVLFGMNSTTGLYIGLALLIIGNGFFKPNISTLVGGLYPDGDDRRDSAFSIFYMGINLGALLAPFIIGYFTDNLFATTNADGSIAYGYRYGFLAAGVGMFLGQVVFNVFAQKYLGDLGTKPIKTSSADEKSTEASSINPVTGKPLTKPEEGQRITVIFILFLFAVFFWAGFEQAGSSLSLYTDKFINRNVFGFEIPTSWFQSVNPIFIVTLAPLFAMFWSSKLGKKLSTPVKMGVGMIILGIGFWFMLGAVAERNANGDIADIANKAGIMWLIMTYLLHTIGELCLSPVGLSVVTKLSPPKLASILMAVWMLSSSIANFIGGFLASIVETLGAGQVFTYISGFVIVCGVLLLLLSKYITKMMHGVK; this is encoded by the coding sequence ATGGATACAGTACAGAAGAAGGGACATCCTAAAGGCTTGTACCTTTTGTTCTTCACCGAGATGTGGGAGCGTTTTTCTTATTATGGAATGCGTGCAATTTTAATCCTTTATCTTACGAAAAAATTAATCGAAGGAGGATTAGGAATGGATGAGCAGAATGCAACCTTATTATATGGTTACTTCACAGGTCTTGTCTATTTTACACCACTTATCGGAGGTTGGCTTGCTGATAAATTCTTAGGAAAACGTCTGGCAATTACAATCGGAGGTATTACCATGATGATTGGTCAGTTTGTTTTGTTCGGAATGAATTCTACGACAGGTCTCTACATTGGTTTAGCATTACTAATCATTGGAAATGGTTTCTTTAAACCTAATATATCCACGCTAGTAGGTGGTTTATATCCGGATGGTGATGATAGAAGAGACTCTGCATTCTCTATTTTCTATATGGGAATCAACTTAGGAGCTTTATTGGCACCGTTCATTATCGGATATTTTACAGATAACCTTTTTGCAACAACCAACGCAGACGGATCTATTGCTTACGGGTACAGATATGGTTTCCTTGCTGCTGGGGTCGGAATGTTTTTAGGACAGGTTGTATTTAATGTGTTTGCTCAAAAATACTTGGGAGATTTAGGTACAAAACCTATTAAAACCTCTTCTGCGGATGAAAAATCTACAGAAGCAAGCTCAATCAATCCTGTTACAGGAAAGCCATTAACTAAACCTGAAGAAGGACAAAGAATTACAGTAATCTTTATTTTATTCTTATTCGCCGTATTCTTCTGGGCTGGTTTCGAGCAGGCAGGTTCATCTTTATCATTATATACAGATAAATTTATCAACAGAAACGTTTTCGGATTTGAAATTCCTACATCATGGTTTCAGTCGGTTAACCCTATTTTCATTGTAACATTAGCGCCATTATTTGCTATGTTCTGGAGTTCTAAATTAGGTAAAAAGCTTTCTACGCCTGTAAAAATGGGTGTCGGTATGATTATCTTAGGAATCGGTTTCTGGTTTATGCTTGGAGCTGTTGCAGAAAGAAATGCAAACGGTGATATTGCTGACATTGCAAACAAAGCAGGAATTATGTGGTTGATTATGACTTATTTACTACACACCATTGGGGAGCTTTGTCTTTCACCGGTAGGTTTATCTGTAGTAACTAAATTATCTCCTCCAAAATTAGCTTCAATCTTGATGGCTGTTTGGATGTTATCTTCTTCAATTGCCAACTTCATCGGAGGATTCTTGGCTTCAATCGTGGAAACTTTAGGAGCAGGACAAGTATTTACATATATTTCAGGATTTGTAATTGTTTGTGGAGTATTACTTCTTTTATTAAGCAAGTATATCACTAAAATGATGCATGGTGTAAAATAA
- a CDS encoding thioredoxin family protein yields the protein MKKIFAFLFIIQSFFAFSQVKWMTIEEALNAQKTQPKKILIDFYADWCGPCKIMDKKTYGNSIIYEFLNENYYPVKFDAEDKRTIEIFGRKFSNENTSHKRGRNSLHEFTQFMNVNAVPSTVFLDEKGSPITILQGELSAKELEPYLGFISTDLFKKIKSREDWESYQKKFKSKIQE from the coding sequence ATGAAAAAGATATTTGCTTTTCTCTTTATTATTCAATCTTTTTTTGCTTTTTCCCAGGTAAAATGGATGACTATTGAAGAAGCTTTGAATGCACAAAAAACTCAACCTAAGAAAATACTCATCGACTTTTATGCAGATTGGTGTGGGCCATGCAAAATCATGGATAAAAAAACCTATGGAAATTCCATAATTTATGAGTTTTTAAATGAAAATTACTATCCTGTAAAATTTGATGCAGAAGACAAAAGAACGATTGAAATTTTTGGAAGAAAATTCTCCAATGAAAATACGTCTCATAAAAGAGGACGGAATTCACTTCATGAGTTTACTCAATTTATGAATGTAAATGCAGTTCCGAGTACTGTTTTTCTTGATGAAAAAGGAAGTCCTATTACCATTTTACAGGGCGAATTATCTGCTAAAGAACTAGAACCGTATCTCGGCTTTATTTCAACCGATTTATTCAAGAAAATCAAAAGTCGTGAAGATTGGGAATCTTATCAAAAGAAATTTAAATCTAAAATACAAGAGTAA